In the Candidatus Binatia bacterium genome, CTCTCGACCCGCTCCCTCGACGCTGAAAATGTGAGAAAAGCGTTGAAATTCAGCTCCGCGATCGCCGAGGGGTGCCACACCGTGTTCAAGTGTGAGCGCCCATCGGGCCACATCTCTTCTCCCGCAGGTGCCGTCTCAGCGGCAGGTTCGCCAGCAGCTTCTCAGCGCAAGTTGCGCGCGGATTGGATGCGCTGGGAGCCGACGACGCGACCTCGAGCTGTGCGGTGCCTGTGCGGCTCTGGCCTGTGCAATGCGTTGTGGATCGCAGAGATGCAGCGGGCAGGCGAGCTCAACTGCAACTGGCGCGCAGCAGTTGTTGCGCAGCTTGCCACACGGTGTCGACGGAAAGTCGCTGTGTCATGCATAAGAAGTACGGGCAGCGTGCTCCGAGACAGCGCGGACACTGCTGGCCAACGTCGGGCAGTAGCGTGAGCACGCGCGGTCCGAGCGGTTGCCACCGCTCTGGGCGCTGTGACCGAAGCGGGGAGTACAAAGCCACCGTGGGCGCACCGAGGAGCGCCGCTAAGTGGGTGGGCCCAGTGGAACCACCGATGAACAAACTGCAGCGTTGCAGCGCGACCGCCAGCTCGCCCAAGCTCAGGGCCCCGCAAAGATTCACGGCTGCGCTGCCGATGCCGGAGCAAACGCGAGCGGCAAGGGCTTGCTCGCGCATCGTCCCGGTGACCACTACGCGGTGGCCGGCCTTCGCGATCCGCTGCCCGAAAGCGGCATAGGCAGAGGCGTCCCAGTTCAAAGCGGAGCCGGCACTCCCCGGGTGAATCACGGCCCACGACTCGCCGGAGAGACCGTGCTGGCGTAACAGCGCTTCGACACGTTCTACCTCATGATCGCGCATCTGCCAGCGCAACGGAGGCACGGCCTGCGGTGGTGCAATCCCGACTGCAGAGAGAAGTTCGAGGTTCAACAAGCTCTCGTGAATCGCCCGTCCGCGGCGATGCTGGCGCACTCTGCGGTTCAGCAAGAAAGAATAGGCGCGATATGCAGTTCCGATGCGCAGAGGTATGTGGGCAAGCCACAACGCAAGTGCCAGTCGTGGTGTGGGATGCACCAAAATTGCGGCATCGAAGCGCCCAGCCAAATCCCGCGCGAGCGCCCGGAGTTGTCGCAGGCCGGAATGTTTCGCCTCAATGTCGACGAGCACTTCGCTAACGTCGGGGTGGTGCTCTGCCGCTTCACGGTTGGCAGGCGAGGCGAGGACACTGACGCGCCACTCTGGCTGCGCTGCGCGCAAGACTTGCGCCATGGGTAGAGTGAGCAACATGTCGCCGAGGTGATCCGTTCGCACCAAAAGCACGCGTGCGTGGCGCCCGAGGGATTGACTCGCAACTCCGAAGTGCCGATCGTGTGGCCGCATGCGTGTTAGTGGCTTTACCTTCGTGCGCAATGCCATCGACTTGTATTACCCGATGGTGGAATCGATCCGCTCCATCTTGCCGATTTGCGACGAGTTCATCGTTGCGGCGGGTGATTCCACAGACGGCACCACGGAGCTCCTCCGTAGCATCGGTGACCCGAAGATCAAAATTATCAAAACCGTCTGGGACCCAGCGTTGTTCGTGCAAGGGCGCACGAATGCGCAGCAAACCAACATCGCCCTCGATGCGTGTACCGGTGATTGGGCTTTTTATCTGCAAGCCGACGAAGTCGTCCACGAGGACGATTTGCCCACCATTGTTGCCGCGATGGAGCGTTACCTGAAGGACCCGCGGGTGGAGGGTTTGCTGTTCGATTATCTGCATTTTTTCGGCGACTACGACCACTACATGATTGCGCACGGTTGGTATCGGCGAGAAATCCGCATCGTGCGAACCGGCATCGGTGTGCGCTCTTGGAAGAGTGCGCAAGGCTTTCGCCGCAACGGGAAGAAACTCAAGGTGAAACACTCCGGGGGACGAATTTTTCACTACGGCTGGGTGCGCCCCCCGCAGCGCATGACCCGCAAGACGCACTCTTTTCTCACCCTGCACCGAGGGCGCGAAGAGGCAGACAAAAACTTTCCGGATCTCGAGCAGCCGTTTGATTATGGGCGGTTGCACGGCAGGGCGCGGTTTACCGGGACACACCCGGCAGTGATGCGCGAGCGCATCGCGGCAATGAATTGGGAGGTGCGGCCGGGCAAAGCAAAGATGCGCCACGACACGTTGCGGATTCGGCTGTTAACGTTTTTAGAAAACCGCATTCTCGGCTTTCGCTTGGGAGAGAACCGAAACTACATCGAGTTGCCCGACTGATTGCGTGATGGGGCAAGACTCGTTGTATGGAAGACGATTTTGCTGCTCCGTCCAGCCGGCGGAGCATCGAACGCGGCACGGCGCCACGGTTGCCCACGTGCGGCAAACGTACTGTCTCCCCCGGGCCGGGGCGAGGGTGATCTGCATCGGCCGGCGATTGACGTCTGATGACACTCCCTGCCAGAAAAATCTCTCCCTCTAGCCGAACGGGAGATGGGGCGAGCAAGAAGGGGTGGGGCGTCGATCCGCGG is a window encoding:
- a CDS encoding glycosyltransferase family 9 protein, with the protein product MRPHDRHFGVASQSLGRHARVLLVRTDHLGDMLLTLPMAQVLRAAQPEWRVSVLASPANREAAEHHPDVSEVLVDIEAKHSGLRQLRALARDLAGRFDAAILVHPTPRLALALWLAHIPLRIGTAYRAYSFLLNRRVRQHRRGRAIHESLLNLELLSAVGIAPPQAVPPLRWQMRDHEVERVEALLRQHGLSGESWAVIHPGSAGSALNWDASAYAAFGQRIAKAGHRVVVTGTMREQALAARVCSGIGSAAVNLCGALSLGELAVALQRCSLFIGGSTGPTHLAALLGAPTVALYSPLRSQRPERWQPLGPRVLTLLPDVGQQCPRCLGARCPYFLCMTQRLSVDTVWQAAQQLLRASCS
- a CDS encoding glycosyltransferase; translated protein: MRVSGFTFVRNAIDLYYPMVESIRSILPICDEFIVAAGDSTDGTTELLRSIGDPKIKIIKTVWDPALFVQGRTNAQQTNIALDACTGDWAFYLQADEVVHEDDLPTIVAAMERYLKDPRVEGLLFDYLHFFGDYDHYMIAHGWYRREIRIVRTGIGVRSWKSAQGFRRNGKKLKVKHSGGRIFHYGWVRPPQRMTRKTHSFLTLHRGREEADKNFPDLEQPFDYGRLHGRARFTGTHPAVMRERIAAMNWEVRPGKAKMRHDTLRIRLLTFLENRILGFRLGENRNYIELPD